In Carya illinoinensis cultivar Pawnee chromosome 6, C.illinoinensisPawnee_v1, whole genome shotgun sequence, a single genomic region encodes these proteins:
- the LOC122312599 gene encoding protein FAR1-RELATED SEQUENCE 5-like, producing MIFQDELFNSLRYQAKKLNVIGEAKTYGVTAHGKETPFYQVTLEGDEVHATCTCHMWEFMGILCKHILCVFGKKVKLNGLLQHYVLNRWTINAKNRIILDIPCFDDQLSQRQDDPTMRKNKSMLQLYDIVELTSQSAEKHKHFTLALEKVHKELLAMEEHVEYSQAVPTNDDQIGRSQVISNFSQTVQDPPRLFLSTLEHLIM from the coding sequence ATGATCTTTCAAGATGAGCTATTCAATAGTCTACGATAccaagcaaaaaaattgaatgtgATTGGTGAGGCCAAGACATATGGAGTGACAGCTCATGGTAAAGAAACACCTTTTTACCAAGTAACATTGGAGGGTGATGAAGTACATGCTACATGTACATGCCATATGTGGGAGTTTATGGGAATTCTTTGTAAGCATATCTTGTGTGTTTTTGGCAAGAAGGTGAAGTTAAATGGATTGCTACAACATTATGTTCTGAACAGATGGACTATTAATGCTAAGAATCGAATCATTCTTGACATACCATGTTTTGATGACCAATTGAGCCAACGACAAGATGATCCTACGATGAGAAAAAACAAGTCAATGTTACAACTTTATGACATTGTCGAACTTACATCACAGTCAGCAGAAAAACACAAGCACTTCACACTTGCATTGGAGAAGGTTCACAAAGAGTTGCTTGCAATGGAAGAGCATGTTGAATATTCACAAGCGGTGCCCACCAATGATGATCAAATTGGAAGAAGTCAAGTTATATCGAACTTTTCACAAACGGTGCAAGATCCTCCACGTCTTTTCCTTTCTACATTGGAGCACTTAATTATGTAG
- the LOC122312600 gene encoding protein FAR1-RELATED SEQUENCE 5-like, with protein MGLQCFLCSFSISHGFCLALKQFVSAPDQFMSKPLPVLPKPPPTNSSFTDFSQFQPTATGRLHSTTERLPTMNHHHPRLFMVDSSDVGVSQEPILNLDSDELEAESADIQCNVNVEDYVNVEDGVNVQPSSSSSPLEPFIDYVCTREGFRRVSRNVTDRILPEPAETKIGCKAIMGIKKGGEKWIVNKFVFGHNHILLTPRSTSFLRGHRGVTKVQKKLIMTLNEFGVPTRKIMSVLSQDSGSEFNVGCIGKDVENYMGSKRRKIFEGDAQRLYSYFLDRQLKEPRFVFSMQVDNDECMGSCFWADARSRTAYQYFGDVVTFDDTYLTNIYKMSFVPFSGVNHHHQTIMFSCALLVNETAESYTWLLRTWQEAMLGRAPTTIIIDDDKAMAKAIVEVLPNTTHRLCLWHILQKFPEHLAHVYNKFLEFQKYFRHYVHETITTDEFEQEWALIVVKYELGENTWLQNLYSRRDKWVPAYLRSTFCASMSTT; from the exons ATGGGATTACAATGCTTTCTCTGTTCCTTTTCAATTTCACACGGATTTTGCCTCGCGCTCAAGCAGTTCGTTTCGGCCCCAGATCAATTCATGTCCAAACCACTCCCCGTACTACCAAAACCACCGCCAACCAATTCCTCCTTCACCGATTTCTCCCAATTTCAGCCCACTGCTACTGGCCGATTGCATTCCACTACTGAACGATTGCCCACCATGAATCATCATCATCCACGGTTGTTCATGGTTGATTCCAGCGACGTTGGTGTTTCTCAG GAACCAATTTTGAATCTTGATAGTGATGAACTTGAGGCTGAAAGTGCGGATATTCAATGTAATGTGAATGTTGAAGATTATGTTAATGTTGAAGATGGAGTGAATGTGCAGCCCTCTTCAAGCAGTAGTCCGTTAGAGCCATTCATTG ACTATGTTTGCACAAGGGAAGGATTTCGGCGGGTTAGTCGGAATGTTACAGATCGAATACTCCCTGAACCTGCTGAGACAAAAATTGGATGTAAAGCAATAATGGGAATAAAGAAAGGTGGTGAAAAGTGGATAGTCAATAAGTTTGTGTTTGGACATAACCATATTTTACTTACACCAAGAAGCACTAGTTTTCTTCGGGGACATAGGGGAGTTACTAAAGTtcaaaaaaaacttattatgaCTTTGAATGAGTTCGGTGTACCGACAAGGAAGATAATGTCAGTGTTGAGTCAAGACTCAGGTAGTGAGTTTAATGTCGGTTGTATTGGCAAGGATGTAGAAAATTACATGggaagcaaaagaagaaaaatatttgagGGGGATGCACAAAGGTTGTATTCCTACTTTCTTGATCGACAACTCAAAGAACCTAGGTTTGTATTCTCCATGCAAGTTGACAATGATGAGTGTATGGGAagttgtttttgggctgatgcgcGATCAAGAACTGCATAccaatattttggggatgtcGTTACATTTGATGACACTTACCTGACGAATATTTATAAGATGTCGTTTGTGCCATTCTCTGGAgttaatcatcatcatcagactATAATGTTCAGTTGTGCTTTGTTAGTTAATGAAACGGCGGAATCATATACATGGTTATTGAGAACATGGCAAGAGGCAATGCTTGGGCGTGCTCCTACAACAATAATTATTGACGATGACAAGGCGATGGCTAAGGCAATTGTTGAGGTACTCCCGAATACAACTCATAGGTTATGCTTGTGGCACATCTTACAAAAGTTTCCTGAACACTTGGCCCATGTATACAACAAATTTCTggaatttcaaaaatattttcgtcATTACGTCCATGAGACAATTACTACTGATGAGTTCGAGCAAGAATGGGCTTTGATTGTGGTGAAGTATGAGTTAGGAGAGAATACTTGGCTGCAAAATCTTTACAGTCGACGGGATAAATGGGTACCAGCGTACTTGCGTTCAACATTTTGTGCCAGTATGTCAACAACTTAG